The following are encoded together in the Zingiber officinale cultivar Zhangliang chromosome 8A, Zo_v1.1, whole genome shotgun sequence genome:
- the LOC122008324 gene encoding uncharacterized protein At4g08330, chloroplastic-like, with amino-acid sequence MAFRGDFERPQTSAPSASESLVSPRFVSYCCGSCGYALNLSSADRYMTNIGAKYRKSIKKGIVSFVSVDESRFSQVEEFHCRPYFESWQSWGLMRRRTKLFCRNCRNFVGVGQEDGVSSPVGSDSSSSGSGNGEAAWKKYDIKIKALQPLSSDN; translated from the exons ATGGCTTTCCGCGGCGACTTCGAAAGACCGCAAACCTCGGCCCCGAGCGCGTCCGAGTCCCTCGTATCCCCTCGATTCGTCTCCTACTG CTGTGGCTCTTGTGGCTACGCACTGAATCTGAGCTCCGCCGATCGGTACATGACCAATATCGGCGCCAAATACAGGAAGTCCATCAAGAAGGGGATCGTTTCCTTCGTGTCCGTAGACGAGAGCCGGTTTTCTCAAGTCGAGGAGTTTCATTGCCGGCCGTACTTCGAGTCTTGGCAGTCCTGGGGATTGATGAGGCGGAGGACCAAATTGTTCTGCCGAAACTGTCGGAATTTCGTCGGCGTTGGTCAAGAGGACGGTGTCTCTTCTCCGGTTGGCTCTGATAGCTCCAGCTCCGGCTCTGGAAACGGGGAGGCCGCGTGGAAGAAATATGACATCAAGATTAAGGCTCTGCAGCCATTGTCTTCGGACAATTGA
- the LOC122008323 gene encoding fasciclin-like arabinogalactan protein 11, with protein sequence MTRHNHSPHFTTSIKLPLLAPSNNAQVTKSVAAEEETDDMQGLRICAILFVAARLVTESLGQLAEAPGPAGPPNITAIFEKAGQFGTFMRLLRSTHVGDQITNQLNNSINGITIFAPNDDAFSSLPPGTINSLTDQQQVALIQFHELPYLVSLAQFQTISNPVRTQAGDVNNGRYPLNVTAIGDQVNISTGIIKTTIAHTVYSDDQLVVYEVDNVLLPIEIFGPPAPAAAPAPVKSKKKGSSIAESPLGADASAAVDLNWGTSGAILSLAGSIFLMWRL encoded by the coding sequence ATGACCCGCCACAATCATTCTCCTCACTTTACCACTAGTATAAAACTCCCGCTTCTCGCTCCGAGCAACAATGcacaagtaaccaaaagtgttgcAGCAGAAGAAGAGACCGACGACATGCAAGGCTTGAGAATCTGCGCCATTCTTTTTGTAGCTGCTCGACTGGTCACTGAAAGTTTAGGTCAGCTAGCAGAAGCTCCGGGTCCGGCAGGTCCTCCAAACATCACTGCCATTTTCGAGAAGGCAGGACAGTTTGGGACATTCATGCGCCTACTCAGGAGCACACACGTCGGCGATCAGATAACCAACCAGCTGAACAACTCCATCAATGGCATAACGATATTTGCACCTAATGATGATGCTTTCTCCAGCCTCCCTCCAGGTACAATAAACTCCCTCACGGATCAGCAGCAAGTTGCATTGATCCAATTCCATGAGCTTCCTTACCTCGTCTCGCTAGCTCAGTTCCAAACGATAAGCAATCCTGTGAGAACACAGGCAGGTGATGTTAACAATGGTAGGTATCCATTGAACGTGACAGCCATTGGAGACCAGGTGAACATATCGACAGGAATCATCAAAACCACGATTGCACACACCGTGTACTCGGATGACCAGCTAGTCGTGTACGAGGTTGACAATGTGCTCCTCCCGATAGAAATCTTTGGACCGCCAGCTCCTGCCGCTGCACCTGCACCAGTCAAGTCAAAAAAGAAGGGAAGTTCAATTGCCGAAAGCCCTTTGGGTGCCGATGCATCTGCTGCTGTGGACTTGAATTGGGGAACATCAGGTGCCATCTTATCGTTAGCTGGATCTATCTTCCTCATGTGGAGGCTCTGA